In a single window of the Terriglobus roseus genome:
- a CDS encoding dihydrodipicolinate synthase family protein, with translation MTRFSGVYAALLTPRNSVGELDLASFRGQLTTPCADQLAGYAVNGATGEFTISTVQELSEIVMATRDAAPNAQILCGIGAGDVRCAVARGHAATDAGADAVLLPMPAFFPYRQDDLRAFCIAVASELSIPVLLYNLPQFTTGLTVDTVLSLLTSGSNIVGVKDSSGSLDIVRAMTEAQVSGARIIGNDSALCDAMEQGLCDGVVSGVACTLPELMTSLFATKGHGKEFRQYRDLLNEFIDQLGALPTPWGLKVTSAVRGFSSESYPFPLSSERAEEAAVLRGWFVDWMKTATEAGVA, from the coding sequence ATGACCCGGTTTTCTGGTGTTTACGCTGCACTTCTAACGCCCCGCAACTCTGTCGGCGAACTTGACCTTGCGTCATTCCGCGGACAGCTTACGACTCCATGCGCAGACCAACTGGCAGGCTATGCCGTGAACGGCGCGACCGGCGAGTTCACCATCAGCACCGTGCAGGAGCTGTCAGAGATCGTGATGGCGACGCGCGATGCCGCGCCGAACGCACAGATCCTGTGCGGCATTGGTGCAGGCGATGTGCGGTGCGCCGTAGCACGTGGCCACGCTGCGACCGACGCCGGTGCAGACGCTGTATTGCTGCCCATGCCGGCGTTCTTCCCCTATCGCCAGGACGACCTGCGCGCCTTCTGCATCGCCGTTGCGTCAGAGCTTTCGATCCCTGTACTGCTCTACAACCTTCCGCAGTTCACCACCGGCCTTACTGTCGATACGGTGCTCTCTCTGCTGACATCCGGCAGTAACATCGTCGGCGTGAAGGATAGCAGTGGGTCGCTCGATATCGTGCGCGCCATGACCGAGGCACAGGTCAGCGGGGCACGCATCATCGGCAACGACAGCGCGCTCTGCGACGCGATGGAGCAGGGGCTTTGTGATGGCGTGGTGTCCGGTGTGGCGTGTACGCTGCCGGAGCTGATGACATCGCTCTTCGCAACAAAGGGACACGGCAAGGAGTTCCGCCAATACCGCGACCTGCTCAACGAATTCATCGACCAGTTGGGAGCACTCCCGACGCCGTGGGGTCTGAAGGTGACAAGTGCGGTGCGGGGGTTCTCAAGCGAGAGCTATCCCTTTCCGCTCTCAAGCGAACGCGCCGAAGAAGCGGCGGTGCTGCGCGGATGGTTCGTGGACTGGATGAAGACGGCAACAGAAGCAGGTGTGGCATGA